The Glycine soja cultivar W05 chromosome 4, ASM419377v2, whole genome shotgun sequence genomic sequence AGTTCACATACACGCACCccaagagaaagagagagagagagagagagtcctTCGCTTTTCGTCTACTGTTCAACTTAAGAACATTTACGCGCTGTTCCACATTTAACCCTAACCGACCAGAGTGTATACTTCTTGGACCTTCCCGTAATTTCGCTCACATTCGATCTCCGCGATCCAGTGTGTGGAGTCTCTCTCTGTCTCACTCACTCTATTAGGGCTCCGGCGTTTTGTTCTCTGTTACTCGTTTCCTTCCAAATTAGGGTTTCCGTTTCCGATTCACCAGACTTCTCCCGATTCGAATTCGCTGGGTAGGGTTTTGTTGTTCCGCGTCTCGCTTCCGCGATGCCGCGCAGTTCGAAGCACAAATCGAGCAAGCACAGTTCGCGTGACGCGAGGGAGCACTCCGACTCCGAGCGAGATTCCGGCGCCAAGGATCGGAGGAGCAAGGAGGAGagcggcggcggcggcgcgAAGAAGGATTCGAGTTCCGCGGAGAAGCGGAGGCCGGATTCGAAGGACGCGCACGGGAACGGGGAGTATTCCGACGAGTACGCGTCGTCGTCGAAGCGGCGCAAGGACGGCGGAGGCGGGGGAGACCGGTGGAATGGCGGCGAAGAGGGATCGAAGAAGTCGAAGACGGTGGGGGATTCGAAGAGCAGGAGGAGGGACGGGAGCGTGGGAGTGTACGGTGAGGGCGAGGAGGTGAAGAGGAGTAGCGGGAAAGGGGATGGGAAGCATAGGGATTCGGCATCGGGGCGAATCAGGGAGGGTGCGgcggagaaggagaaagagaggAAATTTAAAGAAGGTGGTAGGAGTGAGGAATCGGTTGATGAGCAAGAGCAGCGTGTATCCAAGCAGGTCTTTGAAATTAATGGTAAGGTAACTTGACCTAATTGATTGATGTTGTTGCATTTATAATGTCATGACTTGTTTTGAACTGAACTTAAGCACGTTTTGcgtgtgtttgtgtgttaagAAGGATTGGCATGGTAATGGGTTTGATTCTTGGCTTTCagttttttgtgttttatttggATCAAAACAAAAAGGACAAGCCTTTTAATTGTGGAGGCACTTCCTTTTAGTTTAGCGACAATTGGGACAAGCCATTTGATGATTTCTTGTTATGTCTCTGAGTTGCCTCTCTCTGGAGATAGTTTTTAAGCAGTTCTGGAATTGTGTGACCAATTTGACTAGCGGCTGATGACTGCTAATTTAAACGTCAAATACAAGTATTTTTCTAGGTTGGGCAGATTAAAAATGCTGTTAcatttttccttctcctttgaGAACAAACTGTAACAGTTGAATATTCTAGGCAGTTCCCTGCATTCTACATGTTAAATGAAGTGATAAATTAACACTTCATGTTAAGTTTCAATTCATTGGTTGGATGTAGAAGAAATGAATGCTGTTCCGAGTTGATCAttaattataactataattaGATTAAATAATGTCACTATAATCCAAGTTACATATCAAAATAATACCTTATCCTGGATGACTAATTCAAATTATATAACAAACCTTTTTCTCAATAACAGGAGGGAGTATTTTTATGTGAGAGTCATTTTACTATGAAGGATTATGATACGTGTTGCTTcctcaaaatttatataaattataaatgctCTTTGTACCTATTTCTCTCATAACACACACCTCTCTGTTAGTTAATAAAAGGACAGAATCTCATAACTCTCTGCTTGGACTTGTCACTCATATATGCAAATCTTGCATAAATGGCATGGGTTATTTTCTACTCTATATGGGCTGacaattaaaagcaattaagaATCATTGAGTGGGAAATTTAAAGGTGGTAATGGGGGATATATTTATTGGTTTTGGGTAAATTCCAAGGTAATCAAAGTGAAGTTTTCTATATTGTAGATCAAATGTGGTTATTTCCAAATATCAAATTTTCGTTGCTTGAGTAGTTGGCATTACATGACTTAGGCCTGAGTACTAGtcattgaataaattaatatgattgcatataaatttattttttttgtgttgaaattattttgtaagaaaattaGTGGCAACAATGACAAAGAGGATGCTACACAAGGTTCTTTAATCTCATTTCTTGTGAGAACTACACGTTTTCTTTATTGATAGAAAAGGTAATTTTGCCGGCAACCTGGCAAGTGGCAACTATGGAGTGGCTATTTTTCCTATATGTTGAAAATTTGTTGTGAATTGAGCATGGGTAATAATTCTTGTTTGTGTTTAAATATCCCTTGTGTACATGCATGTTTGAATCTAAACATATGTTTTTACTATCTTTTGGCAGTGGGCATTTATGTGTTTTTTGGTGTATTGAGTTGAAGCCGAATGCTCAAATTCAAGAACAATGTGTTATCCTTAGATCTGTAAATGGGACAAGATTGTTATGGTTTCTATTTGGCTCTATATTCTGGTATCTAGTAGGCAATTTTCCTGTCAGACATGCAGTGAAACTGCAGAGATTTGTTTCACAAATGAAGTCGTTTACTTTTTCTGTATTCTTTCTCAGTGTTTCTGATCAAGAGTGCTCCTGTCCTCTCTGATTTCTTCCAATCACGTTTACCTTCTATCAATGTGGCATAAATTAGACTAGTAACTTATTTTGGAGGGAAAAAAATCTTCTTAGGAAGTAGGCGTTGtacatcaagaaaaaaaatacttcaagaaTACATACATGACACCAATATTTTCTCTGGATATAATGCTTTGATAGATTCTCTTTACAATATTTTGATTGTGAAATACTGTGGATGTTTTCAGTATCATTTTTGATCCTTTGGGAAAGAAACATaggatgcatcatatcatgtaCTTTTAAATCGGGATTCGGCTGTTTTTTTGTAGcaatctttcatttttcttactttCGTATTAGGTTTTGATAGTTTCATGAAATGTTTAGTGAAATTATTCTGTCCTGCAATCTCCCTGCAGCATTTGAATACGCGGTCAGTAAATATGCTATTCTAATTTGAATAGTTTAACTAAACattttttctccttgttttaTACCAACTAAACTGAATATCATGTTGGGATAGATCTAGCAATATTGTTCAACCAGTGGTTGTGATTAAATGTCTAATTAAACTTTAGGATAGTTTATGTTTGACTATGGGATGTTAAATTAATGCTATATTTCTACCCATGCCTCTGGGGTTCTGGTTgtgaattatttgaaaaattaaataattgtttgTGTTGTTGATATATAACATCACTTGCAATGTCCCAAGCTCAGCACTTCCTtgaatgatgtttgtgatgtgtAATGTTTGgtccttattttttaatattctttcttGTAACACATTCCATATGAAGCACATAATTTGTTCTGGACTGTTGTATACATTCATATAATTTACTCAGGTTTGTTCAGAAGACATTTGTTGATTTTGATCTATGTGGATCTATGTGGCTATGCTTTTTTGCAGATTCAAAGAAAATTGATGAGTTGCAAGGCCCTGAACCTGATAATCAGCTTGAGAGGCGAACAAGGAAGAAGAGGGACGACTATAGTGATGGTGACAAGCATCAAGATAATGCTGGAGATGGTTATGATAGGCATTTGTCTTCTAGGGATGACATTGCCAAGGATGGAAAAAAGAAGGATGATAGGCGAAAAGAGGAGAAACATAGAGACAAATATAGGGAAGAAATAGACAGGGATAACAAACATCGACATGACAAGCAACATGATGAGCGCCCTGCTAAAGATCATACTACCATTAGGTCTGATGATAAACATGCTAGGGAAGAAAAGAATAGTCTAGAATCACGCCAAAAGAGAACCAGGCTTCCAGAGAGTGACAGGGACCATAACCGTGATCGCGACGGGGATCGTGATTTGGAATCTGTTCGGGATCGAGAACGCCACGGTGAACGTGATCGTGATTATGATATTGACAGGGATCATGATTATGACAGAGATCGAGATTGGGACTGGGATCGAGATCATGATCGTGACCGAGACAGGGATCGTGACCGTCGCCGTGATCGTGATGGGTCACATGTGGATGATAGAAGTGGTAGAGGCAAAGAGAGTGGAACAAAGAAAAGAACTTTGGATGATCGTGATGATTATAGTGACTCTAAATCTAGAGCTGTTAAGAGCTACTATCCTGATGCAGAGAAGAGGAGTTTGAGCACCAGCAGAGCTGAATCTGATGTTGATAGAGGAAGATCTCAACCTCGACAAGCTCATGCAGATTCATCTGGAACTAGCAATAAACACAGATCATCTCCTGCCTCAAATACACATATTGGCAAAGATGACTATAGgtactatttaattttgtttaaagttTGGTTGAACCATTGTGAGTTCATTTTGTACTTGACTTTTATGTGGTATTCCCTTCCCCACTTTGTAATTTTCAGGTGGGTATCAGAGAAGcagttttattcatttttggTTTCATTAGTTTTTCAGGGCATTGCTGCTTTGATGTAATAGTAGACTATGTTTGCTGATAAAACAATTTTCATGTGTAATTTGCTTTTAGGAAGTTCCAATGATTAACATATTCTACTCATTTATGATTACTGACATTGTCTGTATAAAGAATACCTTTAAggtattttatatcattaataaCTTGGTTTTACACTTCTGTATAAAAATGAGAGTTTTTTAAGCTTAATGAAGAAACTTCCCCTTTGCCAATAGGGAATTAAACAGTTTgttgatttattataattaaaacttaaaaagtttTGCATGCTTGGTTTAAATTTTATGGTTAGGTCTAACTTTTGCTTGCATAAGCTTGTAAGTATGGGAATATTATATCATGATTAATAGTAACCGGTTCCATTTTCCCCATGTTTCAGAAATGCTAAAGCGGAAGATTCAAAGTACAGAGACCCATCAGTAGAACAGAGAACCAAAGGCTCAAGAGAGGGTTACTCTGGGACATCAGATAGAGGTCCTAAATACAAATTAATGGAAAAACCCATTAAAATAGATGAATGTCCTGCTGGAGACTTGTCAACTGAAAGATCTTCCAGTGCCAAGGCTTCTCCTGGGGGCCTGATGGAAAGATCTCCTTCATCAACAAGCATTGAGCGCAGGTATGTGAATAGAAGTAGTGTTAAGCGGAATCTTGAAATTGATGAAAGTGGAAGGAGGAACAGTACTGATGTAAGAGATTTCTCTACTTCTGATGATAGACTTGGCTGGGAGTCTACTCTAGAGAAACCACTCTTGGATGAGCCCTCTCAAgcagattcatctttatatgGTAGGACTAATCAGAGCAATGCATCATTGATTCCACCCCCACCTGGTTTCAGGGCTACCTTAGATAGACCTTATATGGGTTCTTTAGAGGATGATGTTAGAGATAACTCTAATTCACGATACAGAAGAAGTAGTGAACCTGGATTTGGAAGAGGACATGGTGGCAATTCCTGGAGGGCAGTTCCAAACTGGAATTCACCAGTACCAAATGGATTTGTTCCCTTCCCCCCTGGGCCAGCTCATGGAGGTTTTCAAACAATGGTGCCGCAGTTTACATCTCAATCTCTCTTTGGTGTTAGGCCTCCTATGGAAGTTAACCACGCTGGCATTCCTTATCATATTGCTGATGCTGACAGATTTCCAGGTCATTTGCGCCCACTTGGGTGGCAAAATTTGATGGATGGTACAGGAACTGCTCATTTGCATGGATGGGATAACAATAATGGTGTCTTCAGAGATGATCCTCACATGTATGGTGGTTCTGATTGGGATAGGAACAGGCATTCCACTAATAGTCATGGATGGGAATCTGGTTCAGAGACTTGGAAAGAGCAGAATTGTGATTCAAAGAAGGAATTGCCTTCCCCTGCCTGCAAAGATGAACCAGATGCTGCCCTGGTTGATAATGGTTTGACTGATCAGACAAGTCAGATGTCTCAGGATGAACATAACCGGGATGAACTTGTTGAGAAATCTCCTGAAAGAAAGTTGTCCGGTCTCAGTTCTCCAGCAGAAGTACCATTGAACTCTTCATCCTCAACTGTTCTTAAAAAGGTGCCTGACACTTCGATGCCAATTGACAATACTTCCCTCTTCAGCCGTTTCTACCTTTCCAAACTTGACATTTCGGTGGACTTAGTACTGCCAGAATTGTATGACCAGTGCATGTGTGCTCTGAATATTGACAAGAATGCTACAGGTGATGCAGTTGCCAATACAGAACTATTATTAAAGGTATCCTAGAAAACTTTTTTGCTTCCAAAACATACAGTGCTTAAACTATAATTGACTTTCGTttaggctttttctttttttgatgcCTTCCATAACTTACAAGTGATTCAGAGCAACTTCTAGCTGATATCCTTATATTGAAGCTCTAGAgaattgattttagtttaaGTGAACTGGTGGTGTAATTGAAACCTTATTTATTACTCTCGATTAGTTTAATGCAACAAATCATCCCTGACATTATTAGTTTTTCCTGTTTTGTGATTTGACAGAATGGTTCAAGAACACGACAGAAATATGCTGCCACCTTTTCAAGGCATTCACCTTTTCCAGAAATTGATAATTCTATCTTCCAGGTAAAACTACTTGATCAGCTGCATTAATGGTTACAGAAATTATCTGTAGGTGAATACTGTCCGTCTTTAGAATTTTAACAATATTCTTCTCTAACCTTCAACTGTggtaataatttatttgtaatgAGAATTTGCATTATcaagaattttattttcctaCACTTGTCCATTTTGTTAAGTTCTATGAATGCTTAAATATACTAAATTCTGGAGTCTTGATGAGTGAAATTTTCTCCAATTTGCAGAGAGCCATAGACCTTTACAAGAAGCATAGCATGAACCTACTTAACAAGGGGGAGGTAGATGATATTGCGGTATCCAACCAGATGCAAGTGGATGAGTCATTTCCTATTCCTAGTTTGGAGAATGGGCATGTTTTTGTCTCAGCATCCAATGGGATAAAAGATGTGCCAATGCCTACATTAGAATCAGGCAAAGTGGAAACTACATCTCCTGCAAAGGAGCAATTGGAAGAGATCAATCAAACCTACGGCCAAATGGAGGAAGATCATAACAAGACTGGCCTGTCTAGACCATCTTCTGGTTGTGCGAACCAAGAAGCAGCTGTAGCAGGTTTGCAAGAGAAAGAGCCCAAAATCACTTCTGATAAGGTGAATTCAGGGGATGCAAAGGAGGATTACACTTTGGCAGCTAAAAATGAAGCTCAGTTGGCCCCTACTTTGCACGGAGAGGGAGATAACATAGATAGCGAAGCCAAAACTACTGGTTTTGCCCGTTGTGCAGATGAAAAGCTGGGTTTTGGTGACACAAAGGTTAATCCTAATCCCTTAATTGTTGAGGATGGGTCTCCCAAAGCTTGTGATGCTTTGATGCCTGGTTCAAATGAGTCTGAGTCACTAATTTTAAGCCGGATACATCATTCTCCTGAAAGTACACATTGAGACAATTTCTATATCTTTCATTGCTTTTTATCCATCAGGTTTTAATTTCCTCCCTCTTTTTTGTTGCTTTCATTTTGAGCTAGAATAAAAGGAAATGGCATTCATATTCCCTAGAATAGCGCATTTCTGATCCCCCATGCATGAGTTTCCCCCATGCATGAGTTTCCTCGCATTTCGTTACTTCTATTTTAGCATTTCTGTTCGTGCATGCCGTGGCAGTAAGTTTCTCATCTTAGTTGCATTCCCTTCTGCATAAGTGCAATGGatcttaatttcaaaaaatgcttttccaaaaaaattgacAGTGGTACTACTGTTTGAGTTATCTGGTTCTGTTCCACGTTTTTGCATTTACAACCCACGACTTATTTAAAACCAACTTTTCTCCAATCTGTTTTTTTCACTGATTATTGTAAACCAAGTTTGCTTGTAATACATTTTTTGAAATACTCTTTTCAATGCATGTTTATGATTGCTGAAGCTTGAGTTTAACTATGATATGATCTTTATTCTCATTATGGTGGGCTTCGTTTCATGTTTTAATTAGTGAGTCTTAACATGGATTTTACCAAATCATGATGAGAAGGTTGTCAAATTTTTGCAATACATTTTCTGACTCTCTTTTGGGTGGGtattattattgattgaaattcattgGAAACTACAATTTGGTAGTTGCTAATAAATTTCGACTAATAATAGTGTCTAAAAGTGTTAGGGCGTgttgttatatttatattgtacTGGTTGTACTTGTTTGGTGGTTGATTTAAGGTGTAGTTCATTAAGTTGGAAGTGAAAATGGTATTTGAAAATTACAGAaggttaaataaaaatttaatttaaatacaacGAAAATGTAAATGGAGTCATAATTTGTTATAGATgttaatttgttgatttttataataatttttaaagtcaTATGTAAGTAACTAAATGATTTTTTACTTAATATGAAAATCTTTACAAAATATGAATGAGATTGGAGAAATGATACGTGTTTTATTGTTGTCTAATTGTTTTAGTTATAAACAAGTTATGGACACAGGTCTTAATTTATGAGtgatttaatataattgttttagaaaagttttcacaaaaaataaaattaagtgagGTTTTTAGCATGACATAAAAAGAAGATAGAGTAATCTCTGTAAATTATTGTgaaatataaatgtaaaaagaaattaacttGAGTACTATGCAAATCGTGTTGTGTACGCTCTATCAACACATTATCAACACTTCACTATGTATTAGTGTGATTTTTGCTTATAGCTCGCAATTTGGAAAgtacaaaaattgattttttgttctcttaattctctatttgtattattttctcTGTTCtttccttgatttttttttacttataatcattaacttataatttttttcttttttcatgttatatttttattataaattataatgaaataattattaataaattagaaagttttttatttgcaaaaaaaatatttattatttattaaaaatatattaaagtaatAACATAGaagtttaaatttcttttttactcCGATACTATTTAcatgatcttttatttttaaattataataaacaaacaacaaattaaaaatcttttttatcgtttgaatgaatttatttaacttttaaactACATAATATTCCATActtacttttttagtttttttttaaaatattaatagaaaatGAATATTACCCATGCATGATGATAATGGTTGTCCTTTATATAAGGCTGTCATTGAATAACCTTTGTAGGAAATTCAACATAAAAGTATTAAGGGAAAGAACTACCAATTATGCTTAAGGCCTTATTCAATGGCTACTTATTTATGTATAAGTTCTTTCTATACTGAAAAGAGAAaattaggttaaattattttcatgtaaaCAGTAAGTTGTTTTTAGAATTTGTTA encodes the following:
- the LOC114410305 gene encoding uncharacterized protein LOC114410305 isoform X1, producing MPRSSKHKSSKHSSRDAREHSDSERDSGAKDRRSKEESGGGGAKKDSSSAEKRRPDSKDAHGNGEYSDEYASSSKRRKDGGGGGDRWNGGEEGSKKSKTVGDSKSRRRDGSVGVYGEGEEVKRSSGKGDGKHRDSASGRIREGAAEKEKERKFKEGGRSEESVDEQEQRVSKQVFEINDSKKIDELQGPEPDNQLERRTRKKRDDYSDGDKHQDNAGDGYDRHLSSRDDIAKDGKKKDDRRKEEKHRDKYREEIDRDNKHRHDKQHDERPAKDHTTIRSDDKHAREEKNSLESRQKRTRLPESDRDHNRDRDGDRDLESVRDRERHGERDRDYDIDRDHDYDRDRDWDWDRDHDRDRDRDRDRRRDRDGSHVDDRSGRGKESGTKKRTLDDRDDYSDSKSRAVKSYYPDAEKRSLSTSRAESDVDRGRSQPRQAHADSSGTSNKHRSSPASNTHIGKDDYRNAKAEDSKYRDPSVEQRTKGSREGYSGTSDRGPKYKLMEKPIKIDECPAGDLSTERSSSAKASPGGLMERSPSSTSIERRYVNRSSVKRNLEIDESGRRNSTDVRDFSTSDDRLGWESTLEKPLLDEPSQADSSLYGRTNQSNASLIPPPPGFRATLDRPYMGSLEDDVRDNSNSRYRRSSEPGFGRGHGGNSWRAVPNWNSPVPNGFVPFPPGPAHGGFQTMVPQFTSQSLFGVRPPMEVNHAGIPYHIADADRFPGHLRPLGWQNLMDGTGTAHLHGWDNNNGVFRDDPHMYGGSDWDRNRHSTNSHGWESGSETWKEQNCDSKKELPSPACKDEPDAALVDNGLTDQTSQMSQDEHNRDELVEKSPERKLSGLSSPAEVPLNSSSSTVLKKVPDTSMPIDNTSLFSRFYLSKLDISVDLVLPELYDQCMCALNIDKNATGDAVANTELLLKNGSRTRQKYAATFSRHSPFPEIDNSIFQRAIDLYKKHSMNLLNKGEVDDIAVSNQMQVDESFPIPSLENGHVFVSASNGIKDVPMPTLESGKVETTSPAKEQLEEINQTYGQMEEDHNKTGLSRPSSGCANQEAAVAGLQEKEPKITSDKVNSGDAKEDYTLAAKNEAQLAPTLHGEGDNIDSEAKTTGFARCADEKLGFGDTKVNPNPLIVEDGSPKACDALMPGSNESESLILSRIHHSPESTH
- the LOC114410305 gene encoding uncharacterized protein LOC114410305 isoform X2; translation: MPRSSKHKSSKHSSRDAREHSDSERDSGAKDRRSKEESGGGGAKKDSSSAEKRRPDSKDAHGNGEYSDEYASSSKRRKDGGGGGDRWNGGEEGSKKSKTVGDSKSRRRDGSVGVYGEGEEVKRSSGKGDGKHRDSASGRIREGAAEKEKERKFKEGGRSEESVDEQEQRVSKQVFEINDSKKIDELQGPEPDNQLERRTRKKRDDYSDGDKHQDNAGDGYDRHLSSRDDIAKDGKKKDDRRKEEKHRDKYREEIDRDNKHRHDKQHDERPAKDHTTIRSDDKHAREEKNSLESRQKRTRLPESDRDHNRDRDGDRDLESVRDRERHGERDRDYDIDRDHDYDRDRDWDWDRDHDRDRDRDRDRRRDRDGSHVDDRSGRGKESGTKKRTLDDRDDYSDSKSRAVKSYYPDAEKRSLSTSRAESDVDRGRSQPRQAHADSSGTSNKHRSSPASNTHIGKDDYRNAKAEDSKYRDPSVEQRTKGSREGYSGTSDRGPKYKLMEKPIKIDECPAGDLSTERSSSAKASPGGLMERSPSSTSIERRLGWESTLEKPLLDEPSQADSSLYGRTNQSNASLIPPPPGFRATLDRPYMGSLEDDVRDNSNSRYRRSSEPGFGRGHGGNSWRAVPNWNSPVPNGFVPFPPGPAHGGFQTMVPQFTSQSLFGVRPPMEVNHAGIPYHIADADRFPGHLRPLGWQNLMDGTGTAHLHGWDNNNGVFRDDPHMYGGSDWDRNRHSTNSHGWESGSETWKEQNCDSKKELPSPACKDEPDAALVDNGLTDQTSQMSQDEHNRDELVEKSPERKLSGLSSPAEVPLNSSSSTVLKKVPDTSMPIDNTSLFSRFYLSKLDISVDLVLPELYDQCMCALNIDKNATGDAVANTELLLKNGSRTRQKYAATFSRHSPFPEIDNSIFQRAIDLYKKHSMNLLNKGEVDDIAVSNQMQVDESFPIPSLENGHVFVSASNGIKDVPMPTLESGKVETTSPAKEQLEEINQTYGQMEEDHNKTGLSRPSSGCANQEAAVAGLQEKEPKITSDKVNSGDAKEDYTLAAKNEAQLAPTLHGEGDNIDSEAKTTGFARCADEKLGFGDTKVNPNPLIVEDGSPKACDALMPGSNESESLILSRIHHSPESTH